One Thermofilum sp. genomic window carries:
- a CDS encoding CopG family ribbon-helix-helix protein produces the protein MSVALPDEVYKLLEDLARKTGVYNRSRIISDSIVHYSSHLLSGDEYYAGAVTVAYDHTRGETVHALVDAQHEHLDIVRSSTHLHVSDDKCVEVLTVEGKGERIRSLISSLRRVSGVFSVQHSLVAVRARGQRR, from the coding sequence GTGAGCGTAGCCCTCCCAGACGAGGTGTACAAGCTCCTCGAAGACCTGGCGAGGAAGACGGGAGTCTACAACCGGTCGAGGATCATCAGCGACTCTATTGTTCACTACTCTTCGCACCTGCTGAGCGGAGACGAGTACTACGCCGGTGCGGTTACGGTGGCTTACGACCACACGCGAGGCGAGACTGTCCACGCGCTCGTCGACGCGCAGCACGAGCACCTCGATATCGTGCGGTCGAGCACGCACCTCCACGTCTCAGATGACAAGTGCGTAGAAGTGCTAACTGTTGAGGGTAAGGGTGAGAGGATACGGAGCCTGATATCCTCGCTGAGGCGGGTAAGCGGAGTATTCTCAGTCCAGCACTCGCTGGTAGCAGTGAGAGCGCGCGGTCAGCGGCGGTAG
- a CDS encoding VIT1/CCC1 family protein — MSTRQFKRYALDELFDCIFYRRMAKLEKDPRNRAILEKLSEEERQHYLFWSSLSGPVELSTWDKLRLRLALLSGRLLGRVFTVKLLERHEKAVIEEYRRLLSSKALPQDAAEKLARILRDEEEHEASLAGQIEETRVRYLGSLALGMSDAIIELSGVHAGFLSYTASSLYTGIAGLIVGVSASMSMAAAAYLQAKQEPGKAPAVSAATTGLMYVATVLVLTAPFLAGLPLLAALAASLSLAFLVLAMFTFYSSVIRETSFLRDYVENVLVILLVVAAGYAFGGFVKNVLGFEV; from the coding sequence GTGTCGACTAGGCAGTTTAAGCGCTACGCGCTCGACGAGCTCTTCGACTGCATCTTCTACCGCAGGATGGCTAAGCTGGAGAAAGATCCCCGGAACAGGGCCATCCTGGAGAAGCTCAGCGAGGAGGAGCGCCAGCACTACCTTTTCTGGAGCAGTTTGAGCGGGCCCGTCGAGCTGAGCACCTGGGATAAGCTACGCCTACGCTTAGCTCTGCTGTCCGGAAGGCTCCTCGGGAGGGTTTTCACGGTGAAGCTTCTCGAGAGGCACGAGAAGGCGGTCATCGAGGAGTACCGGAGGCTGCTGAGCTCGAAAGCTCTACCGCAGGACGCTGCGGAGAAGCTGGCGAGAATCCTGCGGGACGAGGAGGAGCACGAGGCAAGCCTAGCTGGGCAGATCGAAGAGACCCGAGTGAGGTACCTTGGGTCGCTGGCCCTCGGGATGAGCGACGCGATAATCGAGCTTTCAGGTGTCCACGCCGGCTTCCTCAGCTACACAGCTTCCTCGCTCTACACGGGGATTGCCGGGCTGATCGTCGGCGTGAGCGCGAGCATGTCGATGGCTGCAGCAGCCTACCTGCAGGCTAAGCAGGAGCCCGGTAAAGCGCCGGCGGTGAGCGCTGCGACCACGGGTCTCATGTACGTAGCTACGGTGCTGGTGCTCACAGCGCCTTTCCTGGCGGGCCTACCCTTGCTGGCGGCCCTAGCGGCTTCGCTGAGCCTCGCTTTCCTAGTCCTCGCCATGTTCACTTTCTACAGCTCGGTTATCCGCGAGACGAGCTTCCTGCGCGACTACGTGGAGAACGTGCTCGTCATCCTCCTCGTAGTTGCGGCCGGCTACGCATTCGGCGGATTCGTGAAAAACGTGCTTGGCTTTGAGGTATAA
- a CDS encoding sugar ABC transporter substrate-binding protein, with product MAEKPKRTTLVALGVIAILVIVVAAAFMLLRPSAPAAPPTATVIRFAGWSAGETEMKNYQKLIEEFQKANPGIIVKYEVITQMFSENILASYAAGAAPDIFYLDSAWAPVFIERGAVYPIGDKLPKEFIDQFYPFLLEPFKGRDGKLYGIPKDWSVLSLFYNKKLFAQAGVPEPTEAWTWEDLFNAAQQIHQRTGKPGLVIHAELNRWLPYLLSNGAPSPLFYSAADAAYFDNPAVRNSLTRFIEMFQRGRKEGWIVTPADINAGWSGEAFGKQLAAMTIEGSWLIPYLSDQFPDFKYGSDWDIALLPKGSAGRATMAYTVALGVNPKTENLDAVLKFLQYVQGIEGQRLIVVQMGHTLPSIKALATDPGLWPSHRKELDMVGKYDKVQVFFYGAKTGELEGAIAQVLGAAVKGEIAASDAVGLMKDKVKQSFGG from the coding sequence ATGGCCGAGAAACCTAAGAGAACCACTCTCGTGGCTCTCGGAGTGATTGCCATCTTGGTGATCGTGGTTGCTGCCGCCTTCATGCTGCTGAGACCCTCCGCGCCGGCAGCTCCACCCACTGCCACCGTAATCAGGTTCGCTGGCTGGAGTGCTGGAGAAACCGAGATGAAGAATTACCAGAAGCTTATCGAAGAGTTCCAGAAAGCTAACCCCGGAATTATCGTGAAGTACGAGGTAATCACTCAAATGTTCTCAGAGAACATCCTAGCGAGCTACGCTGCTGGAGCCGCACCGGACATCTTCTACCTTGATTCGGCCTGGGCTCCAGTCTTCATAGAAAGAGGTGCTGTCTACCCCATTGGAGACAAGCTCCCGAAAGAGTTCATCGATCAGTTCTACCCGTTCCTGCTGGAACCTTTCAAAGGCAGAGATGGTAAGCTCTACGGCATCCCAAAGGACTGGTCAGTCCTCTCACTGTTCTACAACAAGAAGCTTTTCGCGCAAGCAGGTGTACCTGAGCCCACAGAGGCCTGGACGTGGGAAGATCTCTTCAACGCAGCGCAGCAGATACATCAGAGAACCGGGAAGCCCGGGCTGGTTATTCATGCAGAGCTTAACAGGTGGCTCCCCTACCTGCTATCTAACGGAGCGCCCTCCCCCTTATTCTACAGCGCAGCCGATGCGGCGTACTTTGACAACCCCGCCGTGAGAAACAGCCTAACGCGCTTCATTGAAATGTTCCAGAGAGGCAGGAAAGAAGGCTGGATCGTCACACCGGCTGACATTAACGCTGGCTGGTCCGGCGAAGCTTTCGGGAAGCAGCTAGCAGCAATGACGATAGAGGGTAGCTGGCTTATCCCATACCTGTCGGATCAGTTCCCCGACTTCAAATACGGGAGTGACTGGGATATCGCTCTGCTGCCTAAGGGCAGCGCGGGGAGGGCCACCATGGCTTACACAGTCGCTCTGGGAGTAAACCCGAAGACGGAAAACCTCGATGCTGTGCTGAAGTTCCTCCAGTACGTCCAGGGCATTGAGGGGCAGAGGCTGATTGTAGTCCAAATGGGCCACACACTCCCCTCCATCAAGGCCTTAGCTACGGATCCCGGGCTTTGGCCCTCCCACAGGAAAGAGCTCGACATGGTTGGTAAGTACGACAAAGTCCAGGTGTTCTTCTACGGTGCGAAAACTGGAGAGCTTGAAGGAGCGATTGCGCAAGTTCTCGGCGCTGCAGTCAAGGGCGAGATCGCCGCCTCTGACGCGGTAGGCTTGATGAAGGATAAGGTTAAGCAGAGCTTCGGAGGCTAG
- a CDS encoding carbohydrate kinase family protein — MPFDVVTVGHILLDLRFCVERFAASDRESPITCQSHGVGGSAANVAIGVRRLGGLSKVIGKVGFDDFGKNALEELAREGVDISDVRIDALAGRTGFTVVIISEEGQIAMYGFKGAAEELTPEEVSPQALAGSRFLHVASLRLDTSVHVARLAKERGITVTWDPGRVQAQMGLEKLKPIVSLADVIFPNEFEAKAMTGEDSLEAAVDKLLSAGPRVVVVKRGAKGVLVATQNERFEVPAYLPGRVVDTTGAGDALAAGMIVGLKRFPLRDAARFAVIVAGMKVTRLGSHEIPRLEEVEAEMSRIGWRPGVPPISERSFLGVD, encoded by the coding sequence ATGCCGTTCGATGTCGTCACTGTGGGGCACATACTCCTGGACTTGAGGTTCTGCGTAGAGCGTTTCGCAGCCAGCGACCGCGAGAGCCCGATCACGTGCCAGAGCCACGGCGTCGGCGGGTCGGCGGCCAACGTCGCGATCGGAGTGCGCCGGCTGGGCGGTCTGTCCAAAGTCATCGGGAAAGTCGGGTTCGACGACTTCGGTAAGAACGCGCTCGAGGAGCTCGCGAGGGAGGGAGTGGACATATCGGACGTCCGAATCGACGCGCTCGCAGGGAGGACGGGCTTCACGGTCGTGATCATCAGCGAGGAGGGCCAGATAGCGATGTACGGCTTCAAGGGAGCGGCTGAGGAGCTGACCCCCGAGGAGGTTTCCCCGCAGGCGCTCGCGGGCAGCAGGTTCCTCCACGTAGCCAGCCTGAGGCTCGACACGTCCGTCCACGTCGCCCGCTTGGCGAAGGAGAGGGGGATCACTGTGACGTGGGACCCCGGGAGGGTTCAGGCGCAGATGGGGCTCGAGAAGCTCAAGCCGATAGTTAGCCTAGCGGACGTGATCTTCCCGAACGAGTTCGAAGCCAAGGCCATGACGGGGGAAGACTCTCTGGAGGCTGCGGTCGACAAGCTCCTCAGCGCTGGCCCCAGAGTCGTGGTGGTTAAGCGGGGAGCTAAAGGCGTGCTGGTAGCAACGCAGAACGAGCGCTTCGAGGTTCCCGCCTACCTGCCCGGGAGGGTTGTCGACACCACCGGTGCTGGAGACGCGCTCGCAGCCGGGATGATCGTTGGGCTGAAAAGGTTCCCGCTGCGCGACGCAGCCCGCTTCGCTGTCATCGTCGCAGGCATGAAAGTGACGAGGCTGGGCTCCCACGAGATACCGAGGCTGGAGGAGGTGGAGGCGGAGATGTCGAGGATCGGGTGGCGCCCTGGAGTTCCGCCGATTAGCGAGAGGTCGTTTCTCGGTGTCGACTAG
- a CDS encoding class I SAM-dependent methyltransferase, with amino-acid sequence MLLRDVLVKVYSQLREELPVAVTLDIGTGKGENLSTLTAVYNSALIVTLDVDFSALSTLRESFKRELERGRLSPVAGDAEKLPFREGVFGLVSALASLHHVDDIGRALEEAHRVLAPEGLLVVVEWTPESRLNPHGPSNARRVIEELKELLPRLFTLVDLRVYRDYLIVAARK; translated from the coding sequence ATGCTACTCAGAGACGTGCTGGTAAAGGTTTACTCTCAGCTGAGAGAAGAGCTCCCAGTAGCGGTTACGCTCGATATCGGGACAGGTAAGGGCGAGAACCTAAGCACTCTCACAGCAGTGTACAACAGTGCGCTCATAGTCACCCTTGACGTTGACTTCTCGGCTCTCAGCACGCTCCGCGAAAGCTTCAAGAGAGAGTTGGAGCGCGGTCGGCTGAGCCCGGTGGCCGGCGACGCTGAGAAACTGCCCTTCAGGGAGGGGGTCTTCGGCTTGGTCTCGGCGCTGGCCTCGCTGCACCACGTAGACGATATCGGTAGGGCTCTCGAAGAGGCGCACCGCGTTCTCGCGCCTGAGGGGCTGCTCGTAGTAGTTGAGTGGACTCCGGAGTCGCGGCTAAACCCTCACGGGCCGAGCAATGCGAGAAGAGTTATCGAGGAGCTTAAGGAGCTATTGCCGAGGCTGTTCACGTTAGTGGACCTGCGCGTATACCGCGACTACCTGATTGTGGCAGCCCGCAAGTAA
- a CDS encoding nitroreductase family protein, with protein MPDSGCELLLSRRSIRRYKPDPVELELILKALDVARFAPSAHNRQPWEFVVVRDRATLEKLSRVHRWSGPVAGAQAAIVVLADRRQAPDSFLQDGSIAATYLWLALHCVGLGTVWIYTLQEAEAIREVIGAPEHLFPVAIFPVGFPAEQPKARPRKELRELVHLDSYGKKLE; from the coding sequence GTGCCAGACAGCGGCTGCGAGCTTCTGCTCTCGAGGAGGAGCATCAGGCGGTACAAGCCTGACCCCGTCGAGCTAGAGCTCATCTTGAAGGCCCTCGATGTTGCCAGGTTCGCGCCCAGTGCGCACAACAGGCAGCCGTGGGAGTTCGTCGTCGTGCGCGACAGAGCAACTCTGGAGAAGCTCTCGAGGGTTCACCGGTGGTCTGGGCCCGTAGCTGGCGCGCAAGCCGCTATCGTCGTGCTAGCGGATAGGAGGCAGGCACCCGACTCCTTCCTGCAGGACGGCTCTATCGCGGCAACGTACCTGTGGCTTGCTCTGCACTGCGTGGGTCTAGGGACCGTCTGGATATACACCCTTCAGGAGGCTGAGGCTATCAGAGAGGTTATCGGCGCTCCAGAGCACTTGTTCCCTGTCGCGATCTTCCCGGTGGGGTTCCCCGCGGAGCAGCCGAAAGCAAGGCCCAGGAAGGAGCTGAGAGAGCTAGTGCACCTGGACAGCTACGGGAAGAAGCTCGAGTGA
- a CDS encoding radical SAM protein, producing MFPETVQFEIANTCNLSCIMCIRRTWKAQDFGYMDFDLYRRVIDEGAGRLKRVVLYGFGEPFTHPRFTEFVRYARSALGDYAYILTVTNGTLLDSRMVSEVFEAGIDEVAFSVDAPDIEPLSTIRVGSESYDVLRNLRAASELKREYGARLGISTVLMRSNYRMLPRLVEQAAEAGLDYLVASHVVPYHPAIVGEAVYTTASAETVRFYKQAGRKLGALAREALYDAFLSHYTWQERGSRQLYLSLLEGIARIGYTLNYELVEDALSREQLLQDVEDTIAAARDIATAHGLEVKLPSVYADARNRECPYVKQNATMILRDGKVVPCMDLAYEHPLYTNMHAKIVKQVSFGNVSEKPLSEIWSSEKYASFRALRSSLTSTTPWCADCSFSTRKCWYIETNDYDCYGNEVGCSECLYSANLAHCII from the coding sequence TTGTTTCCCGAAACGGTACAGTTCGAGATAGCGAACACGTGCAACCTGTCGTGCATCATGTGTATTCGGAGAACTTGGAAAGCCCAGGATTTCGGCTACATGGACTTCGACCTCTACAGGAGGGTTATCGACGAGGGTGCCGGGCGGCTGAAGAGGGTTGTCCTCTACGGTTTCGGCGAGCCTTTCACGCACCCGCGTTTCACTGAGTTCGTCAGGTACGCTCGCAGCGCGCTCGGCGATTATGCTTACATCTTGACCGTGACGAACGGCACGCTCCTGGACTCCAGAATGGTTTCCGAAGTTTTCGAGGCGGGTATCGATGAGGTAGCCTTCAGCGTCGACGCTCCCGATATCGAGCCCCTCTCGACGATCAGAGTTGGCTCTGAGAGCTACGATGTGCTCAGGAACCTGAGAGCCGCGTCCGAGCTGAAGCGCGAGTACGGGGCTAGGCTCGGCATCTCAACCGTTCTCATGCGGAGCAACTACAGGATGCTACCGCGCCTCGTCGAGCAGGCGGCGGAAGCGGGGCTCGACTACCTGGTCGCCTCCCACGTGGTGCCCTACCACCCTGCCATCGTGGGAGAAGCTGTGTACACTACAGCCAGCGCGGAAACGGTAAGGTTCTACAAGCAGGCTGGGCGGAAGCTGGGCGCTCTAGCCAGGGAGGCCCTCTACGATGCTTTCCTCTCCCACTACACCTGGCAGGAAAGGGGGTCGAGGCAGCTCTACCTCAGCCTCCTCGAAGGGATAGCCAGGATAGGCTACACCTTGAACTACGAGCTGGTAGAGGACGCTCTATCCAGAGAGCAGCTGCTCCAGGACGTGGAGGATACCATCGCAGCTGCGAGGGACATCGCGACGGCTCACGGGCTCGAGGTGAAGCTGCCCAGCGTTTACGCGGATGCCCGGAACAGGGAGTGCCCCTACGTCAAGCAGAACGCGACGATGATCCTGCGCGACGGGAAGGTCGTACCCTGCATGGACCTCGCGTACGAGCACCCACTGTACACTAACATGCACGCGAAGATCGTGAAGCAGGTAAGCTTCGGCAACGTTAGCGAGAAGCCTCTCTCCGAGATCTGGTCCAGCGAGAAGTACGCTAGCTTCAGGGCTCTCAGGAGTAGCCTCACGAGCACTACCCCCTGGTGCGCAGACTGCTCCTTCTCGACCAGAAAGTGCTGGTACATCGAGACCAACGACTACGACTGCTACGGAAACGAGGTAGGCTGCAGCGAGTGCCTCTATAGCGCGAACCTTGCACACTGCATAATCTGA
- a CDS encoding TrmB family transcriptional regulator: MERLVELAERLGLSNYEAKVYVALLVYGPLSSTELAEKSEVPQPRIYDVAKSLMDKGLIMVQHGRPKKFSAVNPSVALRNYVQRRYESQLQALEELLGSVPEEAVEDEVGLWISRGYESMANLIEDSVRSAKVELLLAVPSRMARKLVPLIRESISTCAVLFDSEELVEDVLSKFDEVRLRPTKAPIMVMPDFSYMLVVVEWDGERPVAYKVTDKNLVKMLAVYYLNYLRGEGEAISVKFRQLKRRAYVHLTRALDHLRQVEGEVMVTVKGSWVRSREPVMLRGKLVRISENLLRSMGSLVLRLEDGREVTVGGIGAHLEDIEAREILIEVEAPT, from the coding sequence ATGGAGCGCCTCGTAGAGCTCGCGGAGAGACTCGGCTTGTCGAACTATGAGGCTAAAGTCTACGTAGCGCTCCTTGTATACGGTCCGCTATCCAGCACGGAGCTAGCAGAGAAGAGCGAGGTTCCGCAGCCCAGAATCTACGACGTCGCCAAGTCCCTGATGGACAAGGGTCTCATAATGGTTCAGCACGGGAGGCCGAAAAAGTTCTCGGCAGTGAATCCTTCAGTAGCGCTGAGGAACTACGTGCAGAGGCGCTACGAGAGCCAGCTTCAAGCGCTTGAGGAGCTCCTGGGGTCGGTTCCAGAGGAGGCTGTGGAGGACGAGGTCGGCTTGTGGATTTCCCGCGGATATGAGAGCATGGCTAACCTAATAGAGGATTCGGTGAGGTCGGCGAAGGTGGAGCTGCTCCTAGCAGTCCCTTCACGTATGGCGAGGAAGCTTGTCCCACTCATCCGAGAGAGCATCTCAACCTGCGCCGTCCTCTTCGACTCCGAGGAACTTGTAGAGGACGTGCTCTCCAAGTTCGACGAAGTTAGGCTTCGGCCGACAAAAGCTCCTATAATGGTGATGCCGGACTTCAGCTATATGCTCGTTGTCGTCGAGTGGGACGGTGAGAGGCCTGTCGCTTACAAGGTTACCGACAAAAACCTGGTGAAAATGCTCGCTGTCTACTACCTTAACTACCTGAGGGGCGAGGGGGAAGCTATATCCGTGAAGTTTCGGCAGCTAAAGAGGAGAGCTTACGTTCACTTAACGCGCGCATTAGACCACTTACGCCAAGTTGAAGGAGAAGTCATGGTGACCGTGAAGGGTAGCTGGGTGAGGAGCAGAGAGCCCGTCATGCTTCGCGGTAAACTCGTCAGGATTTCCGAGAACCTTCTGAGGAGCATGGGCAGCCTCGTTCTCCGCTTAGAGGATGGCAGGGAAGTAACTGTGGGCGGTATTGGCGCTCACCTAGAGGACATTGAAGCAAGGGAAATATTGATAGAGGTAGAGGCGCCGACTTAA
- a CDS encoding sugar ABC transporter permease, translated as MVFLFQGKRSVEYLAFILLTIYPLTLNFFFGYFSMIFAFMLSFFSWDILTPMKFVGLGNYARMVQELVVGFQAFLSDPRLAYLKAPFFNGLKNILLYTALVVPAQTLLALILAVLASRAPRGSYAFRVIFFLPATTCPVIVSLIFIWLFMRDGFINYFVSYLTGGFRPDWLNDPVFLLPAIALVAIWGTSAHFSVTFIAGLQALPKEVYEAAKIDGAGPVQRFRHITIPLLKPLITYVVVLGTIGALQMFDLAWVMAGQSGGAGGAGYTIALDIYNTAFVQLQYGYAAAKAVLLFSIVFTLNYYVQEKLKQPWVR; from the coding sequence ATGGTTTTTCTCTTTCAGGGTAAGAGAAGTGTGGAGTATCTGGCTTTCATTCTCCTCACTATCTACCCCTTGACGCTCAACTTCTTTTTCGGCTACTTCTCGATGATTTTTGCCTTCATGCTCAGCTTCTTCAGCTGGGACATTTTAACTCCGATGAAGTTCGTCGGGTTAGGTAACTACGCCAGGATGGTTCAAGAGCTCGTAGTAGGGTTTCAAGCGTTCCTCAGCGATCCCCGGCTCGCGTACTTGAAGGCTCCCTTCTTCAACGGGCTTAAGAATATTCTACTGTACACAGCCCTGGTTGTGCCGGCGCAGACTCTGCTAGCCCTTATCTTGGCCGTGCTCGCGAGTCGAGCCCCCAGAGGGTCCTACGCCTTCAGAGTTATTTTCTTCCTTCCAGCTACGACGTGCCCCGTTATCGTCTCGCTGATATTCATCTGGCTCTTTATGCGTGACGGCTTCATCAACTACTTCGTAAGCTACCTTACGGGCGGTTTCCGCCCCGACTGGTTGAACGACCCAGTATTCCTGCTGCCGGCTATCGCTTTAGTCGCGATATGGGGTACGAGCGCACACTTCTCGGTGACCTTCATCGCCGGTCTTCAAGCTCTACCCAAAGAGGTTTACGAGGCTGCGAAGATCGACGGTGCAGGCCCTGTGCAGCGCTTTAGGCACATAACGATCCCGCTTCTCAAGCCTCTCATAACGTACGTGGTTGTGCTCGGAACAATAGGTGCGCTCCAGATGTTCGACCTCGCCTGGGTGATGGCTGGTCAATCCGGGGGTGCGGGCGGTGCAGGCTACACTATCGCTCTCGACATATACAACACTGCGTTTGTTCAGCTTCAGTACGGTTACGCGGCGGCGAAAGCAGTGCTTCTCTTCTCAATAGTTTTCACCCTGAACTACTACGTTCAAGAGAAGCTAAAGCAGCCCTGGGTGAGGTAG
- a CDS encoding carbohydrate ABC transporter permease has product MVGERIVKLFLVVLLYAALVLLSLVYMMPFIRSAVASFMVWAQASRYPPEWIPNPFTLDNYIKLFRLSLFPRWILNTAFLSSLVTAFNLVTSSMAGYAFALLSFPKKNALFSTLLALLMVPPFVTIIPNFILVSRLGLVDNLFALAWLGSASISSIYLMRQYYLSLGREVFEAARIDGADPLKVYFYVALPLAKPALGAVAVYQFLGSWNSFLGPLVFLRSVENFTLPVGLNFAFARSMWVEYTPIIAGSLLASLPTIVLYIMLNKYLIRGVVVTAKKG; this is encoded by the coding sequence ATGGTGGGAGAAAGGATCGTCAAGCTATTCCTCGTGGTGCTGCTGTACGCGGCTCTAGTGCTTCTCTCTCTAGTCTATATGATGCCTTTCATCAGGTCCGCGGTAGCCTCGTTCATGGTCTGGGCTCAAGCCTCCCGCTACCCGCCGGAGTGGATTCCGAACCCCTTCACGCTCGACAACTACATCAAGCTCTTCCGCCTCTCGCTGTTTCCGAGGTGGATACTGAACACGGCCTTCCTCAGCAGCCTAGTGACAGCGTTCAACCTCGTCACTTCATCGATGGCTGGTTACGCGTTCGCGCTTCTGAGCTTCCCGAAGAAAAACGCGCTGTTCAGCACGCTTCTAGCTCTGCTGATGGTGCCGCCGTTCGTCACGATCATTCCTAACTTCATCCTGGTTTCGAGGCTCGGGCTCGTAGACAACCTTTTCGCGCTCGCATGGCTAGGCTCAGCAAGCATCTCCAGCATCTACCTGATGAGGCAGTACTACCTGTCTCTCGGAAGAGAAGTGTTTGAGGCAGCTCGCATCGACGGGGCAGACCCTCTTAAAGTATACTTCTACGTGGCTTTACCTCTCGCGAAACCCGCACTCGGCGCGGTCGCTGTCTACCAGTTCCTCGGCTCTTGGAACTCCTTCCTAGGGCCGCTCGTCTTCCTTAGGAGCGTTGAGAACTTCACCCTGCCTGTGGGCTTAAACTTCGCCTTCGCGCGCAGCATGTGGGTCGAGTACACTCCGATTATCGCCGGAAGCCTGTTAGCCTCGCTGCCTACGATCGTACTCTACATCATGCTCAACAAGTACCTGATTCGCGGTGTAGTTGTTACAGCGAAGAAGGGGTGA
- a CDS encoding ABC transporter ATP-binding protein, translating into MSVELRNISKRFKDVVAVDNVSLKIEKGEFFVFLGPSGSGKSTLLRIIAGLEDPDSGEVLIEGKIVNEVDASKRDVAFVFQNYALYPHMRVYDNISFPLRMKKYPKEQIQQRVLEVAEMLGITHLLEKYPYQLSGGEQQRVALARAIVRRPKVFLLDEPLSNLDAKLRTRLRFELRKLLHDDLKTTTVYVTHDQVEAMTMADRIAVINKGRVVQVDEPSLLYEKPKSVFVASFIGAPSMNLLVAEATSEGVRMGKHLFRVRDVSVKPGNVIIGLRPQDLVPGEGELTGTLVGVERLGSGLILHMLIERQEVTVYVERGRIELSPGESLSVNPVGPLYLFDPETEELIGISKSFSVELSS; encoded by the coding sequence GTGAGCGTGGAGCTCAGAAACATCTCGAAAAGATTCAAGGACGTTGTAGCCGTGGACAATGTATCTCTCAAGATCGAGAAGGGAGAGTTCTTCGTCTTCCTCGGCCCATCGGGATCAGGCAAATCCACACTCCTTAGGATCATCGCAGGCTTAGAAGATCCTGATTCGGGGGAAGTCCTCATCGAAGGTAAGATCGTCAACGAAGTGGATGCTAGCAAGCGGGATGTAGCTTTCGTGTTTCAGAACTACGCCTTGTATCCACACATGAGAGTCTACGACAATATCTCTTTCCCGCTCAGGATGAAGAAGTACCCGAAGGAGCAAATTCAGCAGAGAGTCCTCGAGGTGGCCGAGATGCTGGGTATAACGCACCTCCTTGAAAAGTACCCCTACCAGCTTTCAGGTGGCGAGCAGCAGAGAGTAGCCCTCGCAAGAGCTATCGTTAGGAGACCTAAGGTATTCTTGCTGGACGAGCCGCTCAGCAACCTTGATGCGAAGCTTAGAACGCGCCTACGATTCGAGCTGAGAAAACTGCTCCACGACGACCTGAAGACGACTACAGTGTACGTAACGCACGACCAAGTTGAGGCGATGACCATGGCTGACAGAATTGCGGTAATAAACAAGGGCCGCGTCGTGCAGGTTGACGAGCCCTCGCTACTCTACGAGAAGCCAAAGAGCGTTTTCGTGGCGAGCTTCATCGGCGCGCCGAGCATGAACCTTCTGGTAGCTGAGGCGACGAGCGAAGGTGTGAGGATGGGTAAGCATCTCTTTAGAGTCAGGGATGTGTCAGTAAAGCCCGGTAACGTGATCATCGGCCTAAGGCCTCAGGACCTTGTTCCAGGCGAAGGAGAGCTCACTGGAACCCTCGTAGGCGTCGAGAGGCTGGGAAGCGGCTTGATCCTGCATATGCTGATTGAAAGGCAGGAGGTTACGGTCTACGTCGAGAGAGGCCGTATCGAGCTAAGCCCAGGGGAGAGCTTGAGCGTCAACCCTGTAGGTCCCCTCTACCTATTTGATCCTGAAACAGAAGAGCTCATCGGAATTTCAAAATCCTTCAGCGTCGAGCTATCCTCTTAA
- a CDS encoding HAD family phosphatase, with protein MLRVAFIWDFDGVVVETPHEKAWALACKAWGISGFTRDFYDKYVSGRPRLEGAANILSYLKHGGRPPSAERLEEVERFAELKTRIYLELLSRGEYRVRVDVVRFIQESRREGALQVLASASKNVRLWQDVELVPGIRLDNLFDANVSGSAPTKLGVFSNAVVKARELLGEPECLVFFDDAPSGVEAARRLGGKAVGCFNEKLKSSMPDYFVPSFEKLHFRDILSAVGCLP; from the coding sequence ATGCTGCGCGTGGCCTTCATCTGGGACTTTGATGGAGTCGTCGTTGAAACTCCGCACGAGAAGGCGTGGGCGCTCGCCTGCAAGGCATGGGGGATTAGCGGCTTCACTCGCGATTTCTACGACAAGTATGTGTCCGGCCGGCCGAGGCTAGAGGGGGCTGCTAACATTCTTTCTTATTTGAAGCACGGTGGCCGTCCCCCCTCGGCGGAGAGGCTCGAAGAGGTTGAGCGCTTCGCGGAGCTGAAAACGAGAATCTACCTGGAGCTTTTGTCAAGGGGGGAGTACCGTGTTCGGGTGGATGTCGTCAGGTTTATTCAAGAGTCACGAAGAGAAGGAGCTCTGCAGGTGCTTGCCTCCGCATCTAAGAATGTGCGGTTGTGGCAAGATGTCGAGCTGGTTCCCGGCATCAGACTGGACAACCTATTTGACGCTAATGTCAGCGGCTCCGCTCCCACTAAGCTCGGCGTGTTCAGCAACGCCGTGGTTAAGGCTCGTGAGCTTCTGGGTGAGCCGGAGTGCCTCGTCTTCTTCGACGATGCTCCAAGCGGAGTAGAGGCTGCGAGGCGCCTAGGAGGTAAAGCTGTAGGCTGCTTCAACGAGAAGCTTAAGTCCAGCATGCCTGACTACTTTGTTCCCTCCTTCGAGAAGCTACACTTCAGGGATATTCTTTCCGCTGTGGGGTGCCTGCCTTGA